In Pectobacterium aroidearum, the following are encoded in one genomic region:
- the eno gene encoding phosphopyruvate hydratase produces the protein MSKIVKVIGREIIDSRGNPTVEAEVHLEGGFVGLAAAPSGASTGSREALELRDGDKSRFLGKGVTKAVAAVNGPIAQAVVGKDAKDQANIDKIMIDLDGTDNKSKFGANAILAVSLAAAKAAAASKGLPLYAHIAELNGTPGKYSMPLPMMNIINGGEHADNNVDIQEFMIQPVGAKTLKEAIRMGSEVFHTLAKVLKSKGMGTAVGDEGGYAPNLGSNAEALAVIAEAVKAAGYELGKDITLAMDCAASEFYKDGKYVLAGEGNKAFTSEEFTHFLEDLTKQYPIVSIEDGLDESDWAGFAYQTKVLGDKIQLVGDDLFVTNTKILKEGIEKGIANSILIKFNQIGSLTETLAAIKMAKDAGYTAVISHRSGETEDATIADLAVGTAAGQIKTGSMSRSDRVAKYNQLIRIEEALGDSAPFNGLKEVKGQ, from the coding sequence ATGTCCAAAATTGTTAAAGTCATCGGCCGTGAAATCATCGACTCACGCGGAAACCCAACTGTTGAAGCGGAAGTTCATCTGGAAGGTGGTTTTGTAGGTCTGGCTGCTGCGCCATCAGGAGCTTCTACTGGCTCTCGCGAAGCGCTGGAACTGCGTGACGGTGACAAATCCCGTTTTCTGGGCAAAGGCGTAACGAAAGCCGTTGCCGCTGTTAACGGCCCGATTGCTCAGGCTGTTGTGGGTAAAGACGCGAAAGATCAGGCGAACATCGACAAGATCATGATCGACCTGGATGGCACTGACAACAAATCCAAATTCGGCGCTAACGCCATTCTGGCTGTGTCTCTGGCTGCTGCTAAAGCTGCTGCTGCGTCAAAAGGTCTGCCGCTGTATGCTCACATCGCTGAACTGAACGGCACCCCAGGCAAATATTCTATGCCACTGCCAATGATGAACATCATCAACGGCGGCGAGCACGCGGATAACAACGTTGATATCCAAGAGTTCATGATTCAGCCTGTTGGCGCGAAAACGCTGAAAGAAGCCATCCGTATGGGTTCTGAAGTGTTCCATACTCTGGCTAAGGTTCTGAAATCCAAAGGTATGGGTACCGCTGTGGGTGACGAAGGCGGCTACGCGCCTAACCTGGGTTCCAACGCCGAAGCACTGGCTGTTATCGCTGAAGCGGTAAAAGCAGCAGGCTACGAGCTGGGCAAAGACATCACGCTGGCGATGGACTGTGCAGCATCTGAATTCTACAAAGACGGTAAATACGTTCTGGCTGGCGAAGGCAACAAAGCGTTCACCTCTGAAGAATTCACCCACTTCCTGGAAGATCTGACCAAACAGTACCCAATCGTGTCTATCGAAGACGGTCTGGACGAATCTGACTGGGCTGGCTTCGCATACCAGACTAAAGTTCTGGGCGACAAAATCCAGCTGGTTGGTGACGACCTGTTCGTAACCAACACCAAGATCCTGAAAGAAGGTATCGAGAAAGGCATCGCTAACTCCATCCTGATCAAATTCAACCAGATCGGTTCTCTGACCGAAACGCTGGCTGCGATTAAAATGGCGAAAGATGCAGGCTACACGGCTGTTATCTCTCACCGTTCAGGCGAAACTGAAGATGCGACCATCGCTGACCTGGCAGTAGGTACAGCGGCTGGCCAGATCAAAACCGGTTCTATGAGCCGTTCTGACCGCGTTGCTAAATACAACCAGCTGATTCGTATCGAAGAAGCACTGGGTGATTCTGCACCGTTCAACGGTCTGAAAGAAGTTAAAGGCCAGTAA
- a CDS encoding LysR family transcriptional regulator: MSLIRLRTFVEVYRQRSISGASRALNLTQPAVSQHIAGLEVAVGRRLFERQANGVTPTSAADDLAADLGDKLDEAEAALASARARSMDVAGTLHIIGHADFMAEVVSEQLLPLLEAGVRVHMHTGDGDLIKQMLLEGHCDLGITAHPVTDKRLKSDLLKSATLQAVAAPAIVERLLQAGDLPQALAQEPMLAYDLELPLIDHWLKKNHMEDKGLVPAVVSQDLRALRRVLTSGFGWTVMPVYLCQDLLDAGKLAIIPPPVGTTQLDYYLAWVPGALRQPRLAHARQTFLWRLQHAE; this comes from the coding sequence ATGTCACTCATCCGGTTACGCACATTTGTGGAAGTCTATCGGCAGCGCTCGATTAGCGGGGCGTCGCGCGCGCTTAATCTGACTCAGCCTGCGGTGTCGCAGCACATTGCCGGGCTGGAGGTGGCAGTGGGGCGGCGTCTCTTTGAACGTCAGGCAAACGGCGTGACGCCAACATCGGCGGCAGACGATCTGGCGGCGGATCTGGGCGATAAGCTTGATGAAGCCGAGGCGGCACTGGCTTCCGCCCGCGCGCGATCAATGGACGTCGCAGGCACGCTGCATATCATTGGCCATGCAGATTTCATGGCGGAAGTGGTGTCGGAGCAGCTATTACCGCTGCTTGAAGCAGGCGTGCGGGTGCATATGCATACCGGCGATGGCGATTTGATTAAACAGATGCTGCTGGAAGGACACTGTGATTTGGGTATCACGGCGCACCCGGTGACGGATAAGCGGCTGAAAAGCGATTTGCTAAAGAGTGCGACGCTACAGGCGGTGGCAGCACCTGCGATTGTCGAACGGCTATTGCAGGCCGGTGACTTGCCACAGGCGCTGGCGCAGGAACCGATGCTGGCGTATGACCTTGAGCTTCCCCTGATTGATCACTGGCTGAAGAAGAACCACATGGAGGATAAGGGGTTGGTGCCTGCCGTGGTGAGTCAGGATCTGCGTGCGCTGCGTCGCGTGCTGACCAGCGGATTTGGCTGGACGGTCATGCCGGTGTATTTATGTCAGGATCTGCTGGATGCCGGGAAACTTGCGATTATCCCGCCCCCCGTCGGTACTACACAGCTGGATTACTATCTGGCCTGGGTGCCGGGCGCGCTGCGCCAGCCGCGTTTAGCCCATGCGCGGCAGACCTTCCTGTGGCGATTACAGCACGCGGAATAA
- a CDS encoding TonB-dependent siderophore receptor, which yields MKARKNNRKKAQWLLPALMVVVPPVLSAEPITSKDSEKAKAADVMVVKAGRSEENANLAGAGMTTDDVEIGPLGKRSRLDTPYSTTTVTEAMIDNQQAKNVNDLLKYSASSQMQARGGIDVGRPQSRGMQGDVLANSRLDGLNIISTTAFPVEMLERLDVINSLTGALYGPASPAGQFNFTQKRPTAQTLNRFTVGYSGKGAAMGHADLGGHMGDENQFGYRINLLQDEGEGSTSNSTLRRQLASVAFDWNLSPDTVLEVNASEYRFRKMGYASGFSYGPTIQLPSAPDITKQGYGQSFAGLDLITKTASTRLKHYFNNNWYASGGVGYQTADRGMRSLSHSITNNQGAVSTSLTQPYSAGRFKVLSNTLQLNGHIDTNGPSHDVVFSTTGYQWTIYSGLGNGKRFPLGSSTIDSPRNYADPSDGRFYLGSGRYKSSRTSQQAITAGDTITFNDRWSAMGVVSQSWLTSRSFGSDGGVTRDTGTSPTVSLMYKPLPNVMTYVAYADSLEQGGTAPTDDYVVNKGQTLKPYRSTQYEAGVKSQWDGLNLNAAIFRLERPFAYVASDNVFREQGNQVNTGLELMADGEVLSGLHVYASTTLLDPKLTDTGIAATTNKRVVGVPKLQANLLTEYSHPSYPNMVYIANLHYTGKRAANDTNTTWADSYVTLDLGTRYGFKLYDKPAAFRVALNNVTNERYWASIFPGSTDGINGGANAFVGDPREIRASLTVDW from the coding sequence ATGAAAGCCCGAAAAAATAATAGAAAAAAAGCACAGTGGTTATTGCCAGCATTAATGGTGGTTGTTCCACCTGTATTGAGCGCCGAACCGATAACGAGTAAAGACAGCGAAAAGGCAAAAGCGGCTGACGTTATGGTCGTTAAGGCAGGGCGTAGTGAGGAGAATGCGAATCTGGCTGGTGCAGGGATGACGACCGATGATGTGGAGATCGGGCCATTAGGTAAACGTTCAAGACTGGATACGCCGTATTCGACCACGACTGTAACGGAAGCCATGATTGACAATCAGCAGGCAAAAAATGTTAACGATCTTCTGAAATACAGCGCGTCCAGCCAGATGCAGGCGCGGGGCGGTATTGACGTAGGCCGTCCGCAAAGTCGTGGTATGCAAGGCGACGTGCTGGCGAACAGCCGACTGGATGGGTTAAACATTATTTCCACTACCGCCTTTCCGGTTGAGATGTTGGAGCGATTGGATGTCATTAATAGCCTGACTGGCGCACTGTATGGACCAGCCAGCCCTGCCGGACAGTTTAACTTCACGCAGAAAAGGCCAACGGCGCAGACGTTAAACCGTTTTACCGTAGGCTATTCCGGTAAAGGTGCCGCGATGGGACATGCTGATTTGGGCGGACATATGGGGGACGAAAATCAGTTCGGCTATCGCATCAACCTGTTACAGGATGAGGGCGAAGGAAGTACCAGCAACAGCACACTGAGGCGGCAGTTAGCCAGCGTCGCCTTTGACTGGAACCTCTCGCCCGATACGGTGTTGGAAGTTAACGCCAGCGAGTACCGCTTCCGCAAAATGGGTTATGCCAGTGGGTTTTCCTATGGACCGACGATTCAGCTACCCAGCGCGCCGGATATTACGAAACAGGGATACGGGCAAAGCTTTGCGGGTCTTGATCTGATAACAAAAACGGCCAGCACCCGCCTGAAACACTACTTTAATAATAACTGGTATGCCTCGGGTGGTGTGGGTTATCAAACCGCCGATCGTGGCATGCGTTCACTATCGCATTCTATTACCAACAATCAGGGCGCAGTGAGCACTTCTCTGACGCAACCTTACAGTGCCGGGCGCTTTAAGGTACTGAGCAATACGCTGCAACTGAACGGCCATATTGATACGAACGGGCCTTCCCATGATGTGGTCTTCAGTACCACCGGATACCAGTGGACGATCTATAGCGGGCTGGGGAATGGCAAGCGCTTTCCGTTGGGAAGTAGCACCATTGATTCACCACGTAATTACGCCGATCCCAGCGATGGGCGTTTTTATCTGGGATCGGGTCGTTATAAATCCAGCCGCACCAGCCAGCAGGCTATCACGGCGGGTGATACCATCACTTTCAACGATCGCTGGTCGGCGATGGGCGTAGTGAGTCAAAGCTGGCTTACCTCACGCAGTTTTGGCTCTGATGGTGGCGTGACCCGTGATACCGGCACCAGCCCGACAGTGTCATTGATGTACAAACCGTTGCCCAACGTGATGACCTATGTCGCCTATGCCGATTCGCTGGAGCAGGGCGGCACTGCGCCAACGGATGACTATGTGGTGAATAAAGGGCAGACGCTGAAGCCTTACCGCAGTACCCAGTATGAAGCGGGGGTGAAATCACAGTGGGATGGGTTGAATCTGAACGCGGCCATTTTCCGTCTGGAACGCCCTTTTGCCTATGTTGCGTCAGATAACGTTTTCAGGGAGCAAGGTAATCAGGTTAATACCGGGCTGGAGCTGATGGCGGATGGTGAAGTGCTTTCCGGCTTGCATGTCTATGCCAGCACAACGCTGCTGGATCCGAAACTGACTGACACAGGGATCGCAGCAACGACGAATAAACGGGTGGTCGGGGTGCCGAAGTTGCAGGCCAACCTACTGACGGAATATAGCCACCCGTCTTACCCCAATATGGTCTATATCGCGAACCTCCACTACACCGGTAAGCGTGCAGCCAATGATACCAATACGACGTGGGCGGATAGCTATGTCACGCTGGACTTGGGCACACGCTACGGCTTTAAGCTGTACGATAAGCCTGCGGCGTTTCGCGTTGCACTCAATAATGTCACCAATGAGCGTTACTGGGCTTCTATTTTCCCCGGCAGCACAGATGGCATTAACGGCGGTGCCAACGCTTTCGTCGGCGATCCGCGTGAAATTCGCGCTTCTTTGACCGTTGACTGGTGA
- a CDS encoding coniferyl aldehyde dehydrogenase, translating into MSTQQSKKDLQAILNTMKRAHIASGPADAARRKDRLQRSINLIRENHVALAQAMSEDFGHRSLYHSFAADVGTTLKMLQNAIDNVERWMQPEPVDEPAPGMQAWIQHQPLGVIGVISPWNFPVNLSFGPLADIFAAGNTAILKPSELTPRTSELLAELIAHYFDPLELAVVLGDAEIGQAFSELPFDHLVFTGSTAVGKHVMRAAAENLVPVTLELGGKSPVVIDSSADITEAVERTLTVKTFNAGQICLSPDYVLLPEGQEQAFRDAAKAFMQKSFPTLQANPDYTSIIADRHYDRLIRLLKEAEQQGATVVSLAPEGEAPYDAKSRKIAPHLVFGVHDDMTIMQEEIFGPLLPVKTYQTAEEPITYINAHPRPLAAYLFSHDDAMQQRFAARTTSGALVINDVMTHVSIDTLPFGGVGASGIGAYHGVHGFRRFSHAKPIVIQSEDGASNLTLRAPYHEKQDAIVAALKG; encoded by the coding sequence ATGTCGACACAACAATCCAAAAAGGATTTACAGGCTATCCTGAATACGATGAAGCGTGCTCACATTGCATCTGGCCCTGCCGATGCCGCACGGCGTAAAGATCGCTTACAGCGCAGCATCAATCTGATCCGCGAAAACCACGTGGCGCTTGCACAAGCCATGAGTGAAGATTTCGGCCATCGCAGCCTGTATCACTCCTTCGCCGCTGATGTCGGCACCACCTTGAAGATGCTACAGAACGCCATCGACAACGTTGAACGCTGGATGCAGCCAGAGCCAGTTGATGAACCCGCTCCCGGTATGCAGGCATGGATTCAGCATCAGCCTCTGGGCGTGATCGGCGTGATCAGCCCGTGGAACTTTCCGGTGAACCTGTCATTTGGCCCGCTGGCTGACATTTTTGCTGCCGGTAATACCGCGATTCTGAAGCCGTCAGAACTCACACCGCGTACGTCTGAACTGCTGGCGGAACTGATTGCCCACTATTTCGACCCGCTGGAATTGGCTGTGGTACTGGGTGATGCGGAAATCGGTCAGGCATTCAGCGAGCTGCCGTTCGATCATCTGGTCTTCACTGGCAGCACTGCCGTGGGGAAACACGTGATGCGCGCGGCGGCAGAGAATCTGGTGCCGGTCACGCTAGAATTGGGTGGAAAATCACCAGTCGTGATCGATAGCAGCGCAGATATCACCGAAGCCGTGGAGCGCACGCTGACGGTGAAAACCTTCAACGCTGGGCAAATCTGCCTGTCGCCGGACTATGTTCTGCTGCCCGAAGGCCAGGAGCAGGCCTTCCGCGATGCCGCGAAAGCCTTTATGCAGAAAAGCTTCCCAACGCTACAGGCGAACCCGGATTACACGTCTATCATTGCTGACAGGCATTACGATCGCCTGATTCGACTCCTGAAAGAAGCCGAGCAGCAAGGCGCAACCGTCGTCAGTCTGGCACCGGAAGGCGAAGCCCCCTACGATGCTAAAAGCCGCAAAATTGCACCGCATCTCGTGTTCGGCGTCCATGACGATATGACGATCATGCAGGAAGAAATTTTTGGCCCGCTGCTGCCGGTTAAAACCTATCAGACAGCAGAAGAACCGATTACCTATATCAACGCGCATCCACGTCCGCTGGCAGCGTATCTGTTCAGCCATGATGACGCCATGCAGCAGCGCTTCGCCGCCAGAACCACATCCGGTGCGCTGGTCATCAACGATGTGATGACGCACGTGTCTATCGACACGCTCCCATTCGGTGGCGTTGGCGCATCCGGCATCGGTGCATACCACGGCGTCCACGGATTCCGCCGTTTCAGCCACGCTAAACCGATTGTCATACAGAGTGAGGATGGCGCGTCTAACCTGACGTTGCGTGCACCTTACCATGAGAAACAAGACGCGATTGTCGCTGCCCTCAAAGGGTAA
- a CDS encoding glycoside hydrolase family 105 protein, whose product MTVFSVKHSPLLRQPERFISREGLKALICRITDNLVNIEDKTGEFLLRLDDGRVIDTKGWAGWEWTHGIGLYGIYQYYQQTGDEQMRAIIDDWFTERLAEGTPTKNVNTVCPFLTLAYRYEETGDARWRPYLERWAEWVMYEMPRTDKQGLQHIVYNNENHQQLWDDTLMMSVLPLAKIGKLLNRPEFVEEATYQFLLHVQYLMDRESGLWFHGWTFEGQHNYAKARWARGNSWLTIVIPEFIELLDLPEHNATRRFLLQVLESQIEALAKYQDDSGLWHTLIDDPNSYLESSATAGFAYGILKAVRKRYVDPSYAEVAEKAIRGVINHVNEDGELTQVSFGTAMGNDLDFYRNIALTSMPYGQAMAILCLAEYLRVYL is encoded by the coding sequence ATGACCGTATTCAGTGTAAAACATAGCCCGCTTTTACGTCAGCCGGAACGCTTCATCTCCCGTGAAGGTCTGAAGGCGCTGATTTGCCGTATCACCGACAATCTGGTGAATATTGAGGATAAAACCGGTGAGTTCTTGTTACGGCTGGACGATGGTCGGGTGATTGATACCAAAGGCTGGGCGGGATGGGAATGGACGCACGGCATCGGGCTGTACGGGATTTACCAGTATTATCAGCAGACGGGTGACGAGCAGATGCGTGCCATCATCGACGACTGGTTTACTGAGCGTTTGGCTGAAGGTACGCCGACGAAGAACGTGAACACCGTATGTCCGTTCCTGACGCTGGCTTATCGCTATGAAGAAACGGGCGACGCGCGCTGGCGGCCGTATCTGGAGCGCTGGGCGGAGTGGGTGATGTATGAAATGCCGCGCACGGACAAGCAGGGTTTGCAGCACATTGTTTATAACAATGAAAACCACCAGCAGCTGTGGGATGACACGCTTATGATGAGCGTGCTGCCGCTGGCGAAAATCGGCAAGCTGTTAAACCGGCCCGAGTTTGTGGAAGAAGCCACGTATCAGTTCTTGCTACACGTGCAATACCTGATGGATCGTGAAAGCGGCCTGTGGTTCCACGGCTGGACGTTCGAAGGGCAGCACAACTATGCCAAAGCGCGCTGGGCCCGTGGTAACAGCTGGCTGACGATCGTGATTCCTGAATTTATCGAACTGCTGGATCTCCCGGAGCATAACGCGACACGCCGCTTCCTGTTGCAGGTGTTGGAAAGCCAGATTGAAGCATTGGCGAAATATCAGGATGACAGTGGCCTGTGGCACACGCTGATTGACGATCCAAACTCGTACCTCGAAAGCTCGGCAACCGCCGGTTTTGCCTACGGTATTTTGAAAGCGGTGCGCAAGCGCTATGTCGATCCGAGCTACGCTGAAGTGGCGGAGAAAGCGATTCGCGGCGTGATTAATCACGTTAATGAGGATGGCGAACTGACACAGGTATCATTCGGTACGGCGATGGGCAACGATCTGGACTTCTACCGCAACATCGCGCTGACCTCCATGCCGTACGGTCAGGCAATGGCGATCCTGTGTCTGGCGGAATATTTGCGGGTATATCTGTAA
- a CDS encoding type 1 glutamine amidotransferase domain-containing protein, with protein MKILMVLTSHDKLGNTGNKTGFWLEEFAAPYYTFKDAGAELVLASPAGGQPPLDPKSDLADFQTELTHRFKADPAAQQELANTVKLDTVSEQDFDAVFYPGGHGPLWDLAESPVSIALIEAFVRANKPTGFVCHAPGVLIHVKAENGDALIKGRKVTGFTNGEEEAVQLTDVVPFLIEDEFKKLGGLYEKGPDWAPYLVEDGKLITGQNPASSEVVAKAILKQLA; from the coding sequence ATGAAAATTTTAATGGTACTGACTTCTCACGACAAACTGGGCAACACTGGCAATAAAACCGGCTTCTGGCTGGAAGAGTTTGCCGCCCCTTATTACACCTTTAAAGATGCAGGCGCCGAGCTGGTGCTCGCTTCCCCTGCTGGCGGCCAGCCGCCTCTCGACCCGAAAAGCGATCTGGCCGATTTTCAAACTGAGCTGACGCATCGCTTTAAAGCCGACCCTGCTGCGCAGCAGGAACTGGCTAATACGGTAAAACTCGATACCGTCAGCGAACAGGACTTCGATGCCGTTTTCTATCCCGGTGGCCACGGCCCGCTGTGGGATCTGGCAGAATCGCCGGTCTCGATCGCGCTCATCGAAGCCTTTGTACGCGCCAACAAACCAACCGGTTTTGTCTGCCACGCACCGGGCGTCCTGATTCATGTGAAAGCAGAAAATGGCGACGCCCTGATTAAAGGTCGCAAAGTGACGGGCTTTACCAACGGTGAAGAAGAAGCGGTTCAGTTGACGGACGTAGTGCCTTTCTTGATTGAAGATGAATTCAAGAAACTGGGCGGACTATACGAAAAAGGCCCCGACTGGGCACCGTACCTCGTTGAAGACGGCAAGCTGATCACTGGTCAGAACCCGGCAAGCTCGGAAGTCGTCGCCAAAGCGATCCTCAAACAGCTGGCTTAA
- a CDS encoding MFS transporter, translated as MKTRKIGLANYLAYGSGDFLGAGTTALTAAWLLYFYTTFCGLTPIEATFIFAMARVLDAVVSPLMGFLTDNFGSTWLGKRFGRRKFFILLGIPCVFSYSFMWVGDMGYWYYLLTYLLFDIVYTMVLVPYETLVPEMTDDFKQKTKFSGARIALAQLSAILAAFLPGILLGYFGKDNAVSFFYSSLVFSVICALVLTLVYFFTWERPRDQMSEASLRAEKERQSLTLGQSLKRLNVELLSTLRIRIFRQHLGMYLGGYIAQDVFNAVFTYYVVFVLMQSPTMASNLMGTMAILQFIAVIGMIPLCIRFGPAPSYRLVVCLFGLSAFSYAVLWYSGLHDTFSLLLLISALAGIGRGGINYVPWNTYTYIADVDEVITAQRREGIFAGIMTLTRKASQAGAVMLVGVVLQLSGFVSGQSVQAPGVSHTILMILSVGTVGVLALGFLVSLRFKLNLQTHSVLREETLKMREAGRPVPEKITPQARATVEMLAGMPYESLWGNNNIGYLNRHKGDKPVTHATQS; from the coding sequence ATGAAAACGCGTAAGATCGGTTTGGCTAACTATTTAGCCTACGGTTCGGGGGACTTTCTTGGTGCTGGTACAACCGCGCTGACGGCCGCCTGGTTACTCTATTTTTACACCACGTTCTGTGGTCTGACGCCGATTGAGGCAACCTTTATTTTTGCGATGGCGCGCGTGCTCGATGCCGTCGTCAGCCCGCTGATGGGCTTCCTGACCGATAACTTCGGTTCCACCTGGCTGGGCAAACGCTTTGGCCGCCGTAAATTCTTTATTCTGCTCGGTATTCCCTGCGTGTTCAGCTACAGCTTCATGTGGGTCGGGGACATGGGCTATTGGTACTATCTGCTGACGTATTTGCTGTTCGATATCGTCTACACCATGGTGCTGGTGCCGTATGAAACGCTGGTGCCGGAAATGACCGACGATTTCAAACAGAAAACCAAGTTCTCTGGCGCACGCATCGCACTGGCGCAGCTTTCCGCCATTTTAGCCGCGTTTCTTCCGGGCATTCTGCTGGGCTACTTTGGCAAAGACAACGCCGTTTCTTTCTTCTATTCGAGCCTGGTGTTCTCCGTTATCTGTGCGCTGGTGCTGACGTTGGTCTATTTCTTTACCTGGGAACGCCCGCGGGATCAAATGTCGGAAGCGTCGCTACGGGCGGAGAAAGAACGTCAGTCTCTGACGTTAGGACAAAGCCTGAAACGGCTGAACGTCGAACTGCTCTCAACGCTGCGCATTCGTATTTTCCGTCAGCATCTGGGTATGTATCTGGGTGGGTATATCGCTCAGGACGTGTTTAACGCCGTGTTCACGTACTACGTGGTCTTTGTGCTGATGCAGAGCCCAACGATGGCGTCTAACCTGATGGGAACGATGGCGATTCTGCAATTCATCGCGGTGATTGGCATGATTCCGCTATGTATCCGCTTTGGGCCAGCGCCGTCTTACCGTTTAGTCGTGTGCCTGTTCGGCCTGAGCGCCTTCTCCTACGCGGTTCTGTGGTACAGCGGCCTGCATGACACCTTCTCTCTGCTGTTGTTGATTTCTGCGCTGGCTGGCATTGGGCGCGGCGGGATCAACTACGTGCCGTGGAATACCTACACTTACATCGCTGACGTGGACGAAGTGATCACCGCGCAGCGTCGCGAAGGGATCTTCGCCGGGATTATGACGCTGACTCGCAAAGCCTCTCAGGCGGGGGCGGTGATGCTGGTGGGCGTGGTATTGCAGCTATCCGGCTTTGTGTCCGGGCAGAGCGTACAAGCTCCAGGCGTCAGCCACACGATTCTGATGATTTTGAGCGTTGGCACCGTGGGCGTGCTGGCGCTGGGTTTCCTGGTTTCTCTGCGATTTAAACTCAATCTGCAAACGCACAGCGTGCTGCGGGAAGAAACGCTGAAAATGCGCGAAGCCGGGCGCCCTGTACCGGAAAAGATTACGCCGCAGGCGCGGGCAACGGTCGAAATGCTGGCTGGTATGCCGTATGAATCGCTGTGGGGCAACAACAACATCGGCTACCTGAACCGCCATAAAGGCGACAAGCCGGTCACGCATGCCACGCAGTCGTAA
- a CDS encoding ABC transporter substrate-binding protein has protein sequence MQKRNLTTLYREYLLNALVLLAVSFSGVHQVQAETPEPAQRTIHYYGDRSVTVPATVERVATSWNAQNSILAMLGYGDRIVGTTKLVRDMPLFRQFVPSITQASLVSQSGSMGINTEALIARRAQVFFVSDSVPVAEAEALNKAGIAIVPLRYNSLAAMVERTLITGEILGPEASRRAQDFAAYYQDNVRRVTEVIEKIPPEQRVKVYHAVGDPLTTSGRPSLNQDWMDLGGAINVAEPWFSRAGVTTAPVSLEQVFQADPDVIITMRAEDAKAIRQDAQWQQLRAVKQGRVYANPLGMFWWCRETSEQALQFLWLAKTLYPQQMQHIDMAKETHDFYQRFYGIDLTAQQVDSILSPP, from the coding sequence ATGCAGAAACGTAACCTTACCACGCTCTATCGCGAGTATTTACTCAATGCGTTAGTGTTGCTGGCGGTGAGTTTCTCCGGCGTGCATCAGGTTCAGGCGGAAACGCCTGAACCTGCGCAGCGGACGATTCACTATTACGGCGATCGCTCGGTGACGGTGCCTGCGACGGTTGAGCGGGTGGCTACCTCGTGGAATGCGCAAAACTCGATATTGGCTATGCTCGGCTATGGCGATCGTATTGTCGGAACGACGAAGCTGGTGCGCGATATGCCGCTGTTCCGCCAGTTTGTACCATCCATTACGCAGGCGTCGCTGGTTTCCCAGAGCGGAAGCATGGGAATTAATACCGAGGCGCTGATCGCACGCCGTGCTCAGGTCTTTTTCGTGTCGGACAGCGTGCCGGTTGCGGAAGCCGAGGCGCTGAATAAAGCCGGTATTGCCATCGTACCGCTTCGCTACAACTCGCTGGCAGCGATGGTCGAACGCACGCTGATTACCGGTGAGATTCTGGGACCGGAAGCATCGCGTCGGGCACAGGATTTCGCCGCCTACTATCAGGACAACGTCAGGCGCGTGACGGAGGTGATCGAGAAGATCCCCCCTGAGCAGCGCGTCAAGGTCTACCATGCGGTTGGCGATCCGCTAACCACATCGGGACGACCTTCACTGAATCAGGACTGGATGGATCTGGGCGGCGCGATCAACGTGGCGGAACCGTGGTTTAGCCGTGCTGGAGTGACAACGGCACCCGTATCGCTCGAGCAGGTTTTTCAGGCCGATCCTGATGTGATTATTACGATGCGGGCTGAGGATGCGAAGGCGATCCGTCAGGATGCGCAGTGGCAGCAGCTACGTGCAGTAAAACAGGGGCGGGTTTATGCGAATCCGCTGGGCATGTTCTGGTGGTGCCGGGAAACGTCGGAGCAGGCGCTGCAATTTCTTTGGCTGGCAAAAACGCTGTATCCACAGCAGATGCAGCACATTGATATGGCAAAAGAGACGCATGATTTTTATCAGCGTTTTTACGGTATCGATTTAACCGCGCAGCAGGTGGATTCAATTTTGTCTCCACCTTAA